GTATTATTTGTTAACGAGACCAAATTTTATAACCCAGAAATACCAAAGTTAGTGCGAACAACAGCTATGAAGTTTGTATTTTGCTTCTGACTTGAAAAACATTTACCACTGAACGTTGTCCTGACAAAGACAGAAAATGCAGAAGTCTATGCCACTGCTTACAATGATCTTACGTGAAACTCCCTCCAGAAGTAATTCAACATAaaagaaatgaagctttttgaaGCATTTGGCCCTCCAGATGTAATTCAACATAaaagaaatgaagctttttgaaGCATTTGGCCACTGATGCCAAACAATGAATGCACAGCAGGGCTATATTAGTTATTTTACCCCTCAATGTGTGCATGTGTATAAACATAGTCGGGGGAGAGACATAGAAAGAGATTGCACGAAATTCCTTACTATTTCTGTAATATGGTGCACGGGCCATGTTTTAAGATAAATATTACAAGCTCTCGATGATAATGATTGCAATTTTCGAATCTACAGCACTAACATAACTGCGGCAGATAGCTCCTCATCAAGAGTGCTTTATGACTTGAGGGGTAAAAAGAAAATTCTACAAAACTGAAGTGCTGATGCAATGTTGAATCACAACAAAAtcaacttgctaaaccttgttaAGATCCGCATTTCACTATAGTTAGGACTTTTTGAGTACTGAACTACCTATGCAGCCACAGGTTGCTTCTGAGCAAATGCAATACCTTTGTCAATGCTGGCCTTCAGTTCGGGCTTCAGAGCCTCCAGTGCCTTCTGCTCATACCCGGTCAACCCTTGGAGGTCAGATGAAATGATAGCTTCAACCCCATTCCTTCCAAGTTTTACCCTTGATGCAAAGAATGGAAGCTCAGTAAGATCTGACTGCACATATGAGCACTCGTAGACATCAGCATCTCCATCAAGTGCACGAAGAGAAGACTCGACAAATCTGGCTGCAGCATATGCCATTGACAGGGTAGCAGAACCAGCACCAGCTTTTGCTTCCACAACTTCTGTCCCAGCATTCTGGATCTTCGCAGTTAGCTCCTGCACTTCCTCATCACTGAAACTGACCGAAGGTTTTGTCTTGGACAGAAGGGGAAGAATGGTAATCCCTGCATGCCCTCCCACAACTGGTACATCCACATCAATGAGCTTGAGGTTCTTCTTTTGAGCTACAAATGTATTTGCTCTGACAACATCAAGTGTACTAACACCAAAGAGCTTCTTTGGATTATAGACACCCTTCTGCTTCAGAACTTCAGCAGCAATTGGCACTGTAGAATTGACTGGATTGCTTATAATGTGGATGAAAGCATCAGGGCAATTATCAGCAACAGCTTCAACCAAGGTCTTTACAATGTTGGCATTGATGTTGAAGAGGTCATCACGAGTCATACCGGGCTTTCTAGGAACTCCAGCAGGTATAACAACAACATTTACACCTTTCAAAGAATCAGCCAACTCAGAAGCCCCAGTAAAATCCAGAACTTGAGAGGGAGTGTTGCAGTGGCTGAGGTCAGCAGCAACTCCCTTGACATTTGCTATATCGTACAGGTGCAAGGCTGAAACTAATGGGGACATCTTGATTAGAAGTGCAAGCGGCTGACCTATCCCTCCAGCAGCTCCAAGAATCGCCACTTTGTAAGATGCCTGGAGGTTTAGGTGATACTGTGACCTATGGCTTGATTTTTGGGCTTTTGAAGTAAAAGATCCTCGAAGGGCAATGGCACTTTCCTTGCCTAAGAAGGATGACTCTGATTCACAGTTCACAAAGGTTGATGCCTTAAGACCGCTGAAGCTTGTAAGTGAGTTCTGGGAGCTGAACCTCATAGCAGATGGCTTTGACTGTGGAAGTTGGCTTGCTTTAGGCCCAAAGGAGATGGCTGCTCCAATTGAAAAAGTTGCTGCTGATGTTGCTGCCATCTTGTAAATCTGTGAACACAGAAGTATCAAGTCATTGAAGATACATGAAATCCAAGCTAGGTTGATAACAAATATGTACTCAATTTAAAATATACAACATTAAACCAAGCAGTTGCTAAATGCAAATCTTAAAGAAACCTTAAAGTAACAAGCATAAAATGGAAGGAGGGGAAGaagaagaggggggggggggggtggtgcgGGCGTTGGGGTGTGGTGTGTGGGGTTGGTGGTTGTTGTTGAACATAGAGTCTGCAGTTGACACAAAAAATACAAACAACCACACAAAGAAAAGAGATCATGTATAGCTACATAGTAAAAATCCAATTCAGCAATGGCCGACAGTTTTGACATCCTACGAAGACACAAGCCTATCATTATTCCCTTTTAGTTTAAAACAAGTTCAATCATTCTTGCATCGCAACAGCTCAATATAATCGTCCAATCTTTCCAAACAGATGAAAGGCACTCAATCTgccaaaaagatttttttttgaaaaaaaagtcCCCATTGAATTGCTTATTTGATTTATATTCTTGTCTAATCAGCATTATCAATTCAACATCATCCTAAAGTGTAAGGACAAGAATTTTTCCAATCGTCAATTCAGATTCAGGGAAATAATTCTCAGAAACCTTGTAAttcaattttgtttttctttaagTGAAAAATCACAAGCAATACATTCAACCAAGCCATTTGAAGACATGTTCCATATCTAACAAACATGTAGCCATCGAAATGAActagggagaaaaaaaaaaatcaacaaaaaaaataaatgaaactaAAACCCAAATCAGATCTAAACCCAAAGATCTCATAAACTCAAAGGTTTCCGATCTCAAGAAAGACAAAAGATAATTAGTAttagaaacataaaaaaaaataaaaataaagaaaaagaaagaaaagagaaaatacaGAGAAAGAAGTCGAACCTTGTGGGAAAAGAGAGATCTAAAGAAGAGGTTGGTGTATGAATAAGAAACACGGAATTGGATTGGTGAATTTAAGAGGAAATGGTTTGGGGAGCTAATGGGTTAAAATCTCCGCCAATGGGCCTAGGAGGAATCTGCCTTTTCAACAACTACTTCTCAAGCTATCACACCCGACCTCTCTATCACAGCAAATCAACCTCCTCTCTcttttgccaaaaaaaaaaaaaaaaaaaaaaacagcccCCTCtctcttttataatttttttctttctttctgcgTATCGACTACGCCGCCGCACTTAGGAAAGAATCTCCCTCCTACATGTAACCTTTTGCCAGTACTCAATCTTGGCCGTTCGTTTTTAGCGGCTGCGATTTCACTTTTACTAGATTGGAACGCATCGCATCCGCTTCCTTTTTTCGTTTGactctctttccttttctttttatttcacagattttccttttttaaaaaaatttaagagatttttataCTTTAATGTAATaagatataatatatttttacaaTATTGTTTTAATCAATTACATTAACCACTTATGATAAATAATATTATCGACTGTAACAAATaccataatttaaattcttaatattaaaaattgattttcgatcatttaattaaaaaaaaaaatataatttgtatTTACCAAAAATGACAGCCTTGGACACGAAATAATAAAACAAGTTATAATTGTGATATTGGTCAGTTGAAACTCATGAAAGATTTTTTCCTTTTGTCCTTTCAGTTTCAGTAATAAATATTGACAAAGACTGACCCTTTCCCTTCCTTAACAGCCACAATGCTGCATGCCCCATTCATTGTTTAATTCACTGCAACTATAAAAATCTTCATTTGATTTGCGATTTAaacatcaaaataaaaataaagtgatgATTTGGATTATCATCTGAAGCGTCTTTCTACTAAAATAAGATAATGCAGAtcaattatgaaaaaaaatatatgtatataataaCAATTATGCATAAGTTTTGTCATCGTTAGCTCATACGCTGAACCTGTTCATCTCCTTTCTAAGTGCATCCCATCAAGCTTCCAATGGTATTGAAAGTCAACTTCAAATCGTCCAGAGGATTCCCAGGTACCCACCCTCTTGTACAAATAGCTATCGAATGTCATCTTCTGCACATACTCATCTGCGCACATCTCCACGAATGCTTCTCTTGCTGGGTTCGATCTGTAGAATACTTTCTGCAACACATCCAGTACCTTGTATGTCGGCCAATATGTCTTGTCCCATTTCTCCAAGTAATTCCTCAGGTCACTCTCATCCACCATCCTCTTCCCATTCTCTGACCCCTCAACGATTGCCTCTGCACACATTCTTCCACTCTTTGCTGCAAAATAGATGCCTTCGCCTGAACATTTTGTTACATACCCTGCTGCATCCCCTACTAGCGCTACTCTGTCTAACAACCTGCGAGGCCTCGGGTGTTCTGGTATTGGGTGTGCTTCCACTCGAATAATGTTGCCCTCAAGGATCTTGTCCTTGGCTCTGTTTCTTGTAGCTAATTGCAATTTCTTGATATCACCTTTGTGAGTCACCGTGCCAGACCCAACAGCAACATGGTCACATTTGGGGAACACCCATCCATAGAAGTCTGGAGATACATCATCACCAACATACCTTTCAGCTAGGTTCTCATAGTATACCATTTTATCATCAGGGATTCTGATTCTCTCCTGGAAATACCAATGTAAAATTTTGCAATTTAAGAATTCAAGCAAAACTCAATTTCAAAATTGAACTTCAGTTTTTCGACCTTCAGTGAAATATGAGATTACAATACCTGAAAAGCAATGGCGTAGTCATAATCACCAGCACCAATGGACTTGGCAACACGGGAATTGGCTCCATCAGCGCCAATAACTGCATCAACTTCCAAAGTATTCTTCTGTCCTGCCCCGCCAACCTTCCCATTGTACTCCGTGTAACGCAAGACATAAGGTGCAGTCCTCTGCCGCCCTTTGGTATGTCCATTTTCAAGAATAACCTGTTGACCCCACaaactcaaaggagcatagattttgatgatattaaaattcaactagaatcaaattaacattattttaagtgttgtgcctctcaaaaacaaagaaaaagactcaAAAATTTTATGATGGATTCATGCTTTTGAAAAAAGGATGACATTTTAAGATAACACAGTACGAATCAAAAagataaaaagaagaaaatgttacctaTATGGTACATAatacttattttcaatccctcaaaagattttcttttaaatatcttcAATGGTCTAAAAGCATTTGATTATGATTTGGCgtaaagttttaaagttttcaaagttaatgcagaaaagtttttctggtatgctaactggtttgttacttgttttggtatgctaactggtttgctactttttTCAGTAAGCTAACTATCTcatctctgcacaacatcgcaaaaaaagataaaataacggctattttcttgaaattcgaaattgtaaagttcaaatgagttctcaaacggtaaaaaacgttccaaattTATAAATACACCTATCATTGGCCATTTTGCAGTTAATGAAAGTCTTTCTAATGTTTCTAATCTTTTAagatcataaaagctttcattcaaagtgctcaaagtgttttattgctcatcattggcttacctactcatctcttctttatagattctgttgtattgagtgagaatgagttttaaacactttattatcatttatgagaggtcattcaagcacctattgaagcttaattgtgaaaagtgtttgggataacacttggtagaagtgtgaagctacttgtaaaagttttggtgagaagatttgtaaagggtttttgtctcttgcctttaaaagataaGATTaatggagtgaagactcaaagtgagaTCTTTAGGAGAGTGGATGTAAgctagttgagccgaaccactataaaaattcagtgttcaattttcttaacccttgctctttacatttatgcattttaactttctGATTGAggtgcttttgctgatatgaaagttgatatTGTTTATTGTTAATCTTGTTGCAAACTGAGAAAATTGGTTTACTGCTGAATCTGCTGATACTTGATTTAATTtgcttattattttatttgctgTCAATTAATATATCCGTGTCTTGCTTGTTCATTGTCAGACAGAACTTATTCAGACATCAAATTTCTACTAAATGCCAATATATtctgttagatcagtatactgattgcttaTGACTCAACTTTGAATCAACTTAtcaatagagctgtattgttcatatttcacattagaaAATTAGATTGAACCAAGctataatttttcaaaggttttgagcaagaacaaaaaaattgattttagtgtccaattcacccccctcttggacatgttttggaacatcaatttggtatcagagcttatctcttttgcttgaggattaaacctcttagagtgatccattcacatggctggttcatctagaaactcagctggtatacctgcccccttagctaaagtttattccatcactagaccaccactttttaatggcacaaatttctctttttggaaaactagaatgagaaactttatacaatctgttgatattaatgcttggagaataattaaaaatggtccttatattccttataaaaccagtgaaggaactgtacaaattcctaaagctgaagttgaatttgatgataatgattggaagaaaatttctacaaatgccaaggctattaacattttttattgtgctcttgatattaatgagtataatcgtatttcaggaTGTCATACTACAAAAGAAAAActggacaaactagaagtcacatatgaaggaactgatgtggtgAAAGAGTCAAAGACAAACCTTCTTATCCGTGATTATaagttatttgagatgaaacctggtgaaactattactgaaatgagtaccagatttacagatcttgtcaatcttcttaaagctcttggaaagagatttgaggaacaagaactcgtaaagaaaattttgagatctcttccaaagtcatgggaagcaaagaccactgttattcaagacaccaaagatttcagaaaatacacctatgatgagctaattggttctctcattgcacatgagatgatctataagaaagatgagaaagaaggtgatcaaaagaaaaagaaaggtatagccttcatatccgaaaaggtagatgagaaaaagaaaagtgttgcttttaaagctagttcaagttatgattcaagtgcttcaagtgatgatgatgaagatatggctatgatagtcaaaatattcaaaagagcatttagaaatggtgaaagcaaatacaagaagttcataaagaaatatgctccaaagactccaaatcattcaagtgaaatagtttgttatgagtgtaacaaaccaggccacattaagccaaagtgtcctacattgaagaagaaaaacaagtttagaaaggataaaAGTAAAAAGGCAATGGCAGCAACATGAAGTGATAatgactcttcatcaaatgatgaaacaagtgacaaagacGTTGTAAAtgcttgtatgatggcaattgaagaaaaatgtGAAAGCTCGCATAttgaagatagtgaaaatgaggtaaatcttgaactttctaatgttgatgaattagaacttgcatttgtaaagacatatgataaatatagatcttttaaaaagaaatgtaaaattttggtttatgaaaattgtgctttaagatcagaaaatatttccttgagtatggcttcaaaggaaaataaattttataaatctcaaatgaaattatttaaggaagttaatgatgagcttcaaagatgaaaagaagtgtgtgaacaacttcttgagaaaaatagaattcttgaagcaaaagttgaatctttcataagagatttaactaaatttacaaaaggaaaagaaacacttgatatacttcttgggaatcaaagatccacaaatgaaaattttgaattggttatgatggatttatgaaataTAGAAAATACAAACATTATTTTATTAAAGCCTCATCTTTTTCTCAACCaaatattacatgcttttattgtaatcataatatgattaatgcttgtcctattaggaaaggaacctttaaggcaaagaaagtatgggtgcctaaaggaaccttACCTAATATTACTAACACACAAGGActtaaagttgcttgggtacctaaagacAGTTAACTGATTTTAGATCTAcctaaggagtatgctggaaacagaatactggtacatagatagtggctgctctaagcacatgacaggaaataaaggcaaattctcctctcttactttaaaagaagaaggttatgtcaaatttggtgataaaagtaaagctaaatttattggatgtggaactattggtaaaaatccttgcattgagaatgttgcattagtacaaggattaaaatataatcttttaagtgttagtcaactatgtgataatggttttaaagtcatttttacttctacacat
Above is a genomic segment from Hevea brasiliensis isolate MT/VB/25A 57/8 chromosome 17, ASM3005281v1, whole genome shotgun sequence containing:
- the LOC110666160 gene encoding malate dehydrogenase, chloroplastic, coding for MAATSAATFSIGAAISFGPKASQLPQSKPSAMRFSSQNSLTSFSGLKASTFVNCESESSFLGKESAIALRGSFTSKAQKSSHRSQYHLNLQASYKVAILGAAGGIGQPLALLIKMSPLVSALHLYDIANVKGVAADLSHCNTPSQVLDFTGASELADSLKGVNVVVIPAGVPRKPGMTRDDLFNINANIVKTLVEAVADNCPDAFIHIISNPVNSTVPIAAEVLKQKGVYNPKKLFGVSTLDVVRANTFVAQKKNLKLIDVDVPVVGGHAGITILPLLSKTKPSVSFSDEEVQELTAKIQNAGTEVVEAKAGAGSATLSMAYAAARFVESSLRALDGDADVYECSYVQSDLTELPFFASRVKLGRNGVEAIISSDLQGLTGYEQKALEALKPELKASIDKGIAFAQKQPVAA